TGCTAAAAGGCTTGAGGGAGTCGACAAGAATATTTGGTAATtatttacttttaacatttctttttatttgaaGATGCCCCTAAAAGGCAAAGTTCACCAGATCACACGTGTATAATCTAGCAGGACACTTTCAACTCTAACTTGAGTTACTGTGTACCAAATACACACAGTATATGTTATGTCCAAAAGTTTGCAGACACCTTCTCATCCAGCCTGTGTTTTGAAGTCTTTACTAAGTAAATTACTAAGTGAATTTAACCCCCTCCCCCCAGTCTTCTGAAAAgggtatatatcatatataaaggTATTTCATAATTACTATCCAATATTGTGTTGTTGTACATGTGCAGTATACCTGGGCACTGTTTACTTTGTGCACTATAATTGTTTACTGATTGCTGCTTTACTGATGTACTATGTGCACCTATCCACCATGTATAGCACAACCTGTTCCCTGCTCctatgaaaaatatttattattattttgttttacatttttttttttacatttacataatttttacattttctgtttttatatctGTCCTGTCCTTTGAGCTGCTGTAGTATTACACATTTCCCTGCTGTGGGAATAATAAAAGATTATCTTACCTTATTTAATCTTAATCTTCTAGGGTGGAATTTACACAGCTGGCTGCTGAGTATAAGGTGGTGAACCTGGGTCAGGGCTTCCCCGACTTCTCTCCTCCCAGCTTCATCCGAGAGGCTTTCTGCAATGCTCTCAATGGAGGTGCCTCCATGCACCAGTACACACGAGCCTTTGTAAGTCTTTACCTGcatagtagaaacagttactccaacaaaagcaggataagctccttttaatacccttgatttaacTTGCAGGGCCATCCACCTCTTGTCAAGATCCTTGCTAAGTTCTTTGGGAGGATTGTGGGGAGAGAAATTGACCCCATGGAGGACATTCTCGTTACTGTTGGAGCCTATCAGGCCCTTTTCTGCACCTTTCAGGCCCTGATAAATGAGGGTGATGAGGTAAGTTCTTATGTATGTTTTATGGAAAATGGGTTTGAAATgtagataatgttttaatatctaTTATTTGTGAACATCATTGTCTGTTTACCTGGCCCAGTAtcctattttttctctttctctctctgtcataccTGCTCTTTGGGTCAGGTGATCATTGTAGAACCTTTTTTTGACTGCTATCAGCCCATGGTAATGATGGGTAGAGGAACACCTGTCTACATCCCTCTTAAACCTGTGAGGAACCACCACATAACAACACATAACTGATAAACTATTGAAGTCTGTACACAGATTTCAATATAAAAGTAATGTTTGCATGTTCACAGAGAAAGTCCACTGGTCCAGGCTTGTCCAGTGCTGATTGGGTGTTATGTTCCGAAGAATTAGCCAGTAAAATCAGCCCTCGCACAAAAGCTATTGTCATCAACACCCCCAATAACCCATTAGGCAAGGTAAGTTTGGAACCAGATTTCAATAACTTATGGTTTAAAGTTTATGTAacaaagtagattttttttgcaaaatcacTAAAGTTACTACACAATGCTGCATTGAATGTTCTAATTCAACAACTTAAATGTTTTAGTTCTAAACAGAGGAACCCAGACTGTTGCATAACACTGAACAGATATGATTTCCACCAGTTACCTCTCTGTTCTCCTATATTGCAGGTTTTTCAAAGAGATGAGCTACAGATGATAGCTGACTTGTGCATAAAGCATGATATTATTTGCATCAGTGATGAGGTGTATGAATGGCTCACGTATGATGgagaaaaacatattaaaattgGTAAGCAGTCTGTTTTTGCTGTCTGTTCACGTTGATACAAATTAAACGCCAAATGCATGTTGCTGTTGTCACTTGTTTTTATTAGTTGAATACAGCAGATCATTCAGTAGCTCTTTACTATATActctaaatgtaattaaaataaaccaatataCCAATGAAATGctgacatttaaatatttacctaCTATTTGATTTTCAGTTCTTTTGGAATGAATTTGGTGCAATTTTCTTAAGAATGTACTGGATTAGTGTATTTGTGGGCagctcagatttttttaaatgtactggaTATGCAAATAATACTAATTTGAAATATTTACAAGATTCAATATAGAGAACACATTAACCatgttaatacattttttacactcACTATTTGACTGCATGTCCTTTGTTGCGACTCCAGCTAGCCTTCCAGGCATGTGGGAGCGCACAGTCACTATAGGAAGTGCAGGCAAGACCTTCAGTGCTACAGGATGGAAGGTAAGGAATAAGGTTGCTACAAACCACTGGATTCTGACAGCagatcatatatttatttatttgattatttttaatgtattatgttaTTATGACCAAAAAGATATTTGATGAGTTGTTCACTGAGACCTTACCTATTTCCTGCCTGTTGTAATAATAATTCccaacaatctttgtttttaggtgGGCTGGGCAATGGGACCAGGGCACATCATGAAGCACCTGAAAACCGTCCATCAGAACTCTGTGTACCACACTGCTACTGCTGCTCAGGTAAAACACACCTGATTGTGTATAATAACATCTCCATcataaaactaatcctgtccaacaTAAGTTTTGTTCAAACGTGTGGA
This genomic interval from Astyanax mexicanus isolate ESR-SI-001 chromosome 1, AstMex3_surface, whole genome shotgun sequence contains the following:
- the kyat1 gene encoding kynurenine--oxoglutarate transaminase 1 → MLRPPVLNWASLWKRSVVLTHCPSKSVMARELHAKRLEGVDKNIWVEFTQLAAEYKVVNLGQGFPDFSPPSFIREAFCNALNGGASMHQYTRAFGHPPLVKILAKFFGRIVGREIDPMEDILVTVGAYQALFCTFQALINEGDEVIIVEPFFDCYQPMVMMGRGTPVYIPLKPRKSTGPGLSSADWVLCSEELASKISPRTKAIVINTPNNPLGKVFQRDELQMIADLCIKHDIICISDEVYEWLTYDGEKHIKIASLPGMWERTVTIGSAGKTFSATGWKVGWAMGPGHIMKHLKTVHQNSVYHTATAAQEAVAMGFQKEYDTFGTEESYFKQLPAMLHAKRLRLAECLRSVGLEPIMPQGGYFMITDISGLKVDLNDPSTKGEPYDFRIVKWLIKEKGLATIPVSGFYSQEHSGDFQKYIRFCFVKEDSTLKAAEDILKQWRIKQ